One Danio aesculapii chromosome 11, fDanAes4.1, whole genome shotgun sequence genomic region harbors:
- the mafbb gene encoding v-maf avian musculoaponeurotic fibrosarcoma oncogene homolog Bb — MSAEQHGLLDLAKNQLNLDYGDFDMRFDVKKEAAALGPERSFIQQCGVHVPGSVSSTPMSTPCSSVPSSPSFSPSGQRTEDLYWTLSSTGAYPQHADPHCLELTHEDVREALSSNLMHAHPPQLHQAEMEGYRSIGQFQQPGMHQYHHHQQQQQQQYTDLHNPEFAHGKSVEQLMQQLDCSPQGAAHLKPLQQTHHRRSERAESRFSDQQLVSMSVRELNRHLRGMSKDDIIRLKQKRRTLKNRGYAQSCRHKRVQQKHLLEHEKTSLATQVEQLKHELSRLVRERDAYKLKCERLVVGMSCQSNNGPTCENPSSPDYLR, encoded by the coding sequence ATGTCGGCGGAGCAGCACGGTCTTCTGGACCTGGCAAAAAATCAGCTGAATTTGGACTACGGTGACTTTGACATGAGGTTTGATGTAAAGAAGGAGGCTGCAGCTTTGGGACCGGAGCGCTCTTTTATCCAGCAGTGCGGCGTGCACGTCCCGGGCTCGGTGTCCAGCACCCCCATGAGCACACCGTGCAGCTCCGTGCCTTCCTCGCCGAGCTTCAGCCCGAGCGGACAGAGGACCGAAGATCTCTACTGGACCCTGAGCAGCACGGGCGCGTACCCGCAGCACGCAGACCCACACTGCCTTGAGCTGACACACGAGGACGTCCGGGAAGCTTTAAGCTCTAATCTCATGCATGCACACCCGCCTCAGCTGCACCAGGCAGAGATGGAGGGATACAGGAGCATCGGTCAGTTCCAACAGCCGGGTATGCATCAGTATCACcaccatcagcagcagcagcaacagcagtACACAGATCTTCACAACCCCGAGTTTGCGCACGGTAAAAGCGTGGAGCAGTTAATGCAGCAGCTCGACTGCTCTCCGCAAGGCGCGGCGCACTTGAAGCCGCTTCAGCAGACGCACCACCGGCGCAGCGAGCGCGCTGAAAGCCGCTTCTCCGACCAGCAGCTCGTGTCCATGTCCGTGCGCGAGCTCAACCGACACCTCCGCGGGATGAGCAAGGACGATATTATCCGCCTCAAGCAGAAACGCCGTACCTTGAAAAACCGCGGCTACGCGCAGTCGTGTCGGCATAAACGCGTCCAGCAGAAGCACTTGCTGGAGCACGAGAAGACGAGCCTGGCGACGCAGGTGGAGCAGCTGAAGCACGAGCTCAGCCGGTTGGTGCGCGAGAGAGACGCATACAAACTCAAGTGCGAAAGACTGGTGGTCGGAATGAGCTGCCAGAGCAATAATGGACCCACTTGTGAAAACCCATCATCGCCCGATTATTTGCGATAG